The stretch of DNA GCATTGATGTCTGACACCATTGCATCCAATTCCACACGTAGTTGCTTGGATAGTTTGGATGGTGGGCTGCAAAAGAACATGGCGGCAATGCCGCTGCTCTGGCATTGCAGGACGAGTCTGCGTTCATCGCGGAAGTTCATTAACAGCTTATTTAGGGCCCTGTCCATAGCATGTTCCTCTAACATCTCGGTTCCCTCGAGCTGTGATAGGATAGCACTGACACTACTCATACGTTTCCCAATCTCAATGCACTCGTCcttattctgtctgaagaaccgTCTCTGCCGCCTCGTTGACTTCGAGAGCAACTGCTGCTATTTCTTGTAGAAGGCTGCGTAGTGGTAGACCAGGTCGTTGGCGAGCAGGCTACATATACAATAATGTCTCTTTTAATCACCATTATTAGTAGTGCGACGAGCCAAATAACATAAATGAATTGCAGATTGCATTAAGGGCAGGTGACAATAATATTACTCCACCTGAATAAGTCAATTTCTAagtcaaaatttaaattttaaatgaatttatagaaaaactaCCAAAATTTATATTATACTAAATTAACATTATTAGACAcgtatatttataatatatacttgtttggtatcataaatatttatattattttctataaatttggtcgaaCATAAAAATTTTTAACTTAAGACAATTCTATGAATTGAACAATTGTTCACGATGATGCTAACTAGTTACATATAGAACTGAATGACCATGTAGGGAAGTATGTACCTTGCTCTTTTTCGCCATTGCACAGCACGAGCATAGAGCAACCTGATAAGAAATGAATCGTGCATGCTATCATCCAACATATCTATACCAAATGCATGTCACGTGTACCATCAAAATTATGATTTTGTGACAGATAGCTACCATCGAGGAATCCCATTCGCTGACAACATCGTCTGTAGATACGACAGGTTTCTTAGTCTGCAGACAAATTAATTCATTAAGAAGATACCAAAATGAAACTTTATAATGCTCATCAGTCCTTAAAATATAAGTTACTGAAGCATTCAAAatttgttctaaattataaggtaCTATATAGGTAAATTTGTACCAAGTATTAATCTTATGCAGGGCTTTGTTGTGGTACACCCAAATGACTGTGAGCCATCTATttagtttgatctgacggctatGGTCACATATTacctctaagagcatctccaagagattttGTATATTCTTCCTAAATGCTAGGAATAGCAATTTTGGTGAAAAACTACCCTCTAACAGCTTCTCTAATTAAATGGACATCCAAATATAgttattatctatttcgggtttttcgctagccaaatatttttttgttaATTTAATATATCCCAGACGTTGAGCACGGTTGCATGTTTTTGCTCTCGCAAAATATTCATGGACCACGAAAAAGGAAGGGGCACCCACGGCTTCTTTCTCCATGATTTAGAGAGTCAACaataatttatctttttctatattaattaattaattgactAATTAATTTAAAAAATCCATAAAATTTAAAAGAATCAATGGCTAAGATTTATTTGAGACTTTACCTCTTAAGAAGTAAAAGGTGTACCATAGCATTGCTCTCTTATGCATACCTACTATTAGTGTCTACCACGAGGTTAAAAATATGGTAAACACAAACTAGAACTACTATATATACGTCATTTGTTTTACCCTATAATAGGTTTCATGCATCATTAATATATAAATAGGTAGACTATTGAAAAAACAGAGAGAACAAGGCCTACCATTGAGTAATCCCAATCCCCGAAGGCAGGTATGTTGTGTTCCCCATAGTCTGATCTTTCGGCTCTCGCATGGTGAAATATCTCAGCCTGCTAAAAGAAATACAAAAGGTCATTTGTATTTATTGTAAGAGATGGGGTAACAAAGTAATAAAATATAGTCTTATTGTTTCCTTTGTGACCACCGTCCTAGATTACCTTGAGTTTCCAAAACCGTCAAAAAAAATTCAGCCAATGAAATAATCCTTAATCACAAACCGTCAAACAAACTCCGACAAGGATAGAGGATAAGGGAGATTGCTTTCCTTTGCAGTTTTGGCACTTAAGAATGATTTTCTTGGAGGTTGGCCGTCAAAAAAAACATTTGTAGTTGATTCAGATGACACATTGTTACTACTTATCCAAACTGCAATAAATTTGCTACCAGCTTCACATGAGCTTTTGAAGGGGCCACTTCAACAATGTTTTCATGTTTGtaatctatatctcttataaagataaCTTCCACTAAGTATTTCTCTTGCCATGCAAATAAAGTGTCCACATCAGTATCCACTAAAACATCCCACTAGCACATTCAATTATCTCGTCATGCGAAATGTTCACATTAGTATCCACTAACACATCCAACTAACACATGTCATTCAAGCTATTCACATTAGTAAACCACATCTTTTATTAACATATATTGCTGCATTATCAACATCATACATATACATCTCCTAATTGGCCAGTGATTAACATTCTAACCTATTTATATTTCTTCTTCGTACCCGCGGTTTCTTTGGACATAGTTAAGGGTTAATTTATGTCTACCGTTTTGTGTACAATGGGTGTGATGACGTATCTATATGTCATATACACATATTTAGTCTAGTATCATACCAGTGGATGTCATGTTGGCATGCATGTAAGCATTCTGGTCACTGACTTTTAATTTACCTTTGTCATGAAATTGTAGAAATTTAGAAGGACAAATAATATACGGTGGCGAGTGGGAAACtaataaaacatacatatggATATGGCTCGTCGTCAGTCTGAACATTCACATCGCCTCTATCTTGATTATGTTGTCTGGACATCTGTCACAAGCATCATAATATCATTCATAGATACTCAAAGTACATACCATAACATACAATTACTACTAATCATGTATAGGTAGTACTTCGTATCTTGCTGTATGGATATAAGcttaaaaatataattatacGTACTATTCTTTAATCACACATTTATGCATATCAGTCACACCTATATAATGTCATAAAAAAACTTTTTTCCCCAAAAGGATATATTGCTTAGGAAGGTATATGATGTACCTGTTTGGGTAAATTTGGTGGCTGCATTGTTTGAGATTGGAAAGGCGCTTGTGTGCTGGCAGGATAAACCTGAAGATTCCGAAGAAACATCTCAGTATGGTGGGTCGACGTAATAAAAACAAATTAATTATGAGGAAAAAATGTATATTTTCCATTAAAATAGTCAATGTTTTAATTTTATGAAACGTAGAACTTCAGTAATTATTTTTCTGGCATTATTTACAGAACTACGGACGCAACCAAAGGATATTTCTTTTACTACTGTGACaatgtgaaaaaaaaacagaggaaCTGATCGCCTGTCTGGTGGGTAATGTCAACGTTTACTAGACGCCTCTTGTTTTATTAGTTGTCCTATAAGTCAAACTATCtcctaaatttatttatttttaaaaaatatagtagCGGATATAATATCAAATAAGTATGTCCAAATTTAATGGCTAGAGTTATTTGATATTGTATAAACCAGTGAGTATAACTGTTTGTCAATTAAAAAAATCTGTAGCCAAAATCGGGTTGGAGCTGACCTAGCCATTCAGAAGCTAAGCGAGCCAATTAGCACTCAAACAATGGCAGACTGACAGAGTTACTTCGCTCcctctattttaaattataagtcgtcCGCGAACAAGAGTTTGTTCGGCCCGCATTGGGTCTGTAATGCTTGCTGCCTGCGTTCCCGTGAGGAAGGAGATAGAACTAGCTAGCTTGGGGAGATTGAAACTTATAAGCTGTAAAAAACACTAAACGTTGGGTATGTGCACAGGCACAATAGATTTTTTTTAGGATACCTCTGTCCAAGCTTTGACTCGGTTTTCTATAACTAACATAATACTTCTGATAATTATGGGAAACTCACTGAGTAGGCTGGTGCTACATATTTAATGAATGATAGTTATATTGTAACAAACTTAGCTGAGCTCACCTTCAGAAGTTAGAGTGGCAAAGTATTGTACTATTTTCATAAGTGCAGAAGAAAAATGGTTTGATTTCCCTTAGTTTTCAAAGGCCATTTTGCTTTTTTTGGGCACTTTGTATATCTGTCTTATGAGTAGCATGTGGTTCCTTTTTCAGCATGAATTCATCCGCCACAAAGCTTGGCAGTGAACTGGTAAATAAGGGGGTGACTACTTGCAGTTGAGGGTTTGTCTTTAAGTAAATGCGGCTCTGGCGTCAGCAAGTCCAACCTCCTCTCCCGCTTCACCAGGCGGGTACCGGGCGTTAGCGTCGTCGAGTTCGCCACCCACAGTCTCTAGGTCGACGGCAAGGTCATCAAGGGCCAGATTTGGTTCATGTTAAGATCCTAATACCTGGTAAATTTTGCTGCATGTAGTTTCTATTTGGGAAGTCAATTAGTGCATAGCATCCACTTATATTTTGTACATTTGCCATGTACAGACTGCTATTGGTGTCTGGTTTAAGACTTGATATAAATTTTTGGtctgaacaaaaagaaaaaaaaggaagcaTTTTCTTTGTTATGTATTCTGCCTTCAGAGTTGGGTTGATTGATTGAGTCTAATAGAAGAACATAATTCGAGGCCACATTTCTATTATCTTGATAAGATGTGTTGGCCTCTGGTTTGCTGACTGCCTTTTTTATGTCATTGAAATCACTAGATTTTGAGTCTATATATTTTGTGAGAGATTTTTGAATAATTGCAACTTATCCTTTACTGTATATTTGTAGGGTCTAAACTTTGGAGAGGAAAAACTGAAGCAGCTAGACTGAAGCAGTTGGGTACTTGGTAATCACTAGAATGCCATTATGCCCTTACATATGTGCTGCTTGAGACCCTACATTTGTAATGAATTGATAGATTGATGTAATGATATTGTATTTACTGTGAAGATGTTAATTCATTTGGATATGATGTTTTATATGTTGGAAAATTATTTGGATGCAATTATATGGGCTGAATTATGTGTGCTGGGAAAAAATAGGCTGAATTTTTTGGGCTTGCGAAAAATATGGGCTGAAATATGTGGGATAAAATACGGGATGCATTATGAgagtaaaaaaatattatatggGCTGAATTGTTGTGGGCTCGAAATCTATATGGGTTGTAATTGAAAATAATGGACCAGCTAACACCACTCTAAATAGATTTCAGGCCCATGAGCTATGTGGGCTTTAGTAGGCCAAAACTCATTTTGTGACATTTTTTCTCCCTGCCATGTCAGCTGCCACGTGGCAAGGCCTACGATTTTATGACAATAAACCAATGTCATATGCTTGTGACATGAACTAAACAAATGTCACATAATCATTTTATGACGCGGGCTTTTCCACGTTTTCATTTTTGTCAACTTGATGTCACAAATCTTACTTTGTAACATAAATTCCATATATTGTGACATAACTAAATGTTAAAAAGCTATGTATACTTCCTCGACCTGCGCGCAATCTGCCGCCGAGAACCCCAATCTCCCCCCTTATTCTTTCGTTTCCTTCCGATTtactaacatatatatatatatatatatatatatatatatatatatatatatatatatatatatagatgcaTAGTAAAATATATGTTATCTAAAAGAACCTAAATGACTTACAATTAATCTGAAACAAATGGGGTATTGATTAAATAAAAGGAAACCCGTATGAGCATTCCAAATGATTCATACCTGCTGGGGCTGAGGATGAGCACCGGCACCGTGTTGATTAAATTGTTTAGGTAAAAGGAAGCCCATGATGGCAAACATTGTGTCCATGTTCTTACTGGATATATGCTGCTCCACCTCCTTTAACCGCTGGGACAGGTTCCCGGAGTTGTAGAAAAGGCACACGATGTTGGTCTCCTCCTGGCAATCCATGACCAGCTTCAAGGCCTCCCCGAGGGTTCCGTCCAGGGCCTCAAGTGCCACTCTTACTGCCAAGTTGTTCATCAGCTCCCTGTTATTCTGGTGCTGCGACAACGAATTACTGAGTACGTCGACGCGGCTTATTATCTGCTTGCATAGACCTTCATTCTGCTTCACCGTGTCTGCTGCTTTCTTGATCTTGAGAGCAGCTTCGATAACCTTGGCAATGGTGCCCACAGCATCGACCATCCTATAGGTAGGCAGTACGCAAAGGGTGACCAAGTAGAATCTGCAGATCAAGCAGTTTTTAAACACAAATTGCGAGCTATAGTTAAAAGAATTATTGATGATTATTCACAGAAAAACTTATGATCCGATTAACACAGTCAGAGCACTGACCtagcttccttttttttttaagacGCTGGCTTAGCTTCTTCTTGGATTCTCCTTCTATTCTCCTCCAGAAACCTTCCTCCAAATGAGCGATTGCAGCATTGGCTGGGAAAGCAAGTCTTCTCGAGTTAATgagctaagggcactcacaatgcaagactctatcacagagtccaagacacttaactACAtactatttatggtattttgctgatgtggcaacatatttattgaagaaagaggtagaaaaaataagactctaagtcttatttagactctaagtccacattgttcgaggtaataaataactttagactctatgatagagtctgcattgtgagtgccctaatggaTCGGAGACAAAGGCGCGCCAGCTTCTTTCCCCGGAAACTACGAGGAAACTAAACAGCTGCAAGATAGTAACTTAATTGCGCAATTAAAATGGCCAGCCGTGTTATGTAGGCAAATGGACCTTTAATAATGCCCAAAGCTTCAATACGGTGATCGCTAGACTCCGTATTCCCTGACTCTTGATTCCCTCGAGGACGAGCGCCACCCAACCCTATCTTCCAATCATATACTACCTCCATACTCATAAAAAAAGTCATTTTAAAAAAGATTTGagtcaaacattgagaatataaatcatgaatatttAAGTTGCTGAATTTGGAAATgcaaaaaccatatgaatagatttgtcttgaaaaatactttcataaatatatatatatatatatcactttttgagataaatatttttataaaaacaatgaGTCAAAGTTAGCCTCTGGAGACCGTGTCGTTGTCCTAAATGACTTCCTTTATAAGTATGGAGAGAGTATTATCTTATCACAATAATAGTGTTATTAATAATACATGTTGACAACATTTTGTATGTTTGATTTCTATGACCCGAGATCGACTTACTTAATGCGTGGTTAGTTCCATCAACCGCGGTTGTTAGTCTTGTACTTGCTCCGTTGACAAACATGTCCAGCTGGATAGAATGTGACGCATCTCAATATATTCCTATCAATCAAACAGTTTGCTGGTCACACTATGTTCACATGTTAATGGTTAGGCCCTAATTATTACTTATATTGGCAAAGTTAAATTTTCCAACCTCCCACTTATTACATATATAGCAGTTCCATTTTCAATCTTAAACTATAAAACCAGGTACGGAAACCCTCAATATAAGTATATGTTTACACAACTCATGCCAAAGAAGACACTTGAAGGAGCCCATGTGTTATGAACAAGGAGCTGACTAGAGAATGAGAAAATAGTCGTTTCTAAAACTTAATCGCTATGGCCAACCAAAATATATGTGAAATTAAAACTATTTGGTCTAGCTAGCCTCAACTACAACCCCCTCTATCTATGTTCATAGGCACCTTACAAAGGGTCCCAATCAAGTTTACTAAAGTTTCGAGCTAGTGGGAGCTTACCCAATAACAATTCTAGTTAGCAAGATTAAACAAACATATGCAGCTAGTCAACTAAGCACACACCAGGAGCTCCTACACATACTAGTGATCACAAGCACAAAATAAACTACACATTGGTACTAGTCACTAGTTACATTTTTTTTTACGATCAAACCATTCACCCGTGTTTCATTAAGGAGGTAAAACGTTTGCAAACAACATGAATGAAGCTTGATGGCGAGTGGCCATCATTAGTTACACTATACAAGCTTGATGGACTGCTGGCAGCTGCTATAGCTAACGTGGGCCAGCTCCGATCTTGGTGGGCTGTTGAGCTGTCAACGTGATGGGCTAGAGCCCACGAAGGAGATTAGGAGGAGCGCAGGTGTGGAGTTGGGATGGGAGGCTTTTGGCCCGAGAGATGAGGGTAGGTGGCCCAAATTTTATAAtgggagaaaaaaaaaggaaggatAGAAAAAGATTTTGGATGGGATTTCAACCAGGTTTTGaacttttgtaaaaaaatttttgCGAAAATAGTTTTCAAAAATGTTTTGTCACTTAACCTTTCATCAAACCATAAGTTTAGCCTCTGATGCGCATATTTGGGGGAAGCTCTGGAATACAATGCGCCGAACCCATAAACAACTGGCTCCGATAAGTACTAGTGATTTTTCAGCCAAaggggaaaaaagaaaaaaaaaagaagaaatgaaAAACTATGAGCAACATACAAATTTTCACGTCCATTTTTAGGTGCCTCGCGTATTTTTAACCGCCGTCACTTGCGCTCACGGCCTCGCCTCCTTTCACGCAAGAGGCCCTCTGCCCTGTGCATGCAAGATCGATCGAGAGAGAAACGAGGATCGGCCCTCTGCCCTGCTGCattatcgatcgatcgatcgatcggccGGCCTGTTGATCTCACCGCCACGGCGCCGTCCCGAATGGTGGTGGATGATGTCCCGTAGTCCAGGATCAAGACGACGATGTTCGGGTGCGGCTACCGGACCCAGTTCATCAACGGGCGCAGGGAGAAGTTCGTGAGGCTCGTCGAGGCAGACGCGCCGGCGGAGTCGCCGTCCAGCCCCACttccggcagcggcggcggcggcgccatggagcACGGCCACGGgcacggcagcggcggcggcgggttccACATGGACAG from Sorghum bicolor cultivar BTx623 chromosome 8, Sorghum_bicolor_NCBIv3, whole genome shotgun sequence encodes:
- the LOC8084423 gene encoding uncharacterized protein LOC8084423, translating into MVDAVGTIAKVIEAALKIKKAADTVKQNEGLCKQIISRVDVLSNSLSQHQNNRELMNNLAVRVALEALDGTLGEALKLVMDCQEETNIVCLFYNSGNLSQRLKEVEQHISSKNMDTMFAIMGFLLPKQFNQHGAGAHPQPQQV